A single genomic interval of Staphylococcus hyicus harbors:
- a CDS encoding protein arginine kinase → MSNHLEHHMSGWLQESNTSPVVMSSRIRLARNLENYVHPLMFPSEDEGHRVINEVQDALSNLKVVRLDELDQQSKYKLVAKHLISPELTKQPASAVLLNEDESISVMVNEEDHIRIQVMGKDLSLTDLYDKASAIDDELDAATAISYDDDLGYLTTCPTNVGTGMRASVMLHLPGLSIMKRMSRIAQSINRFGFTIRGIYGEGSQVYGHVYQVSNQLTLGKSEQEIIEALTELVQQIISEELEFRTRLHTHKEIETLDRIYRSLGILKYSQLISVEEASYRLSDIKLGVDLGILDMKDFQFDELMIAIQSPFLIDNDETLSIEAKRAKILRTHI, encoded by the coding sequence ATGAGTAATCATCTTGAACATCATATGAGTGGTTGGCTTCAAGAATCGAATACCTCACCCGTTGTCATGTCGTCTCGTATTCGTTTAGCGCGCAACCTCGAAAACTACGTGCATCCGCTCATGTTTCCTTCTGAAGACGAAGGACATCGCGTCATCAACGAAGTGCAAGATGCATTATCCAATCTTAAAGTTGTACGTCTTGACGAATTAGATCAACAAAGTAAATACAAGTTAGTGGCCAAACATTTGATTAGTCCTGAGTTAACGAAACAACCGGCATCAGCGGTATTGCTCAATGAAGATGAATCAATCAGCGTGATGGTGAATGAGGAAGATCATATTCGCATTCAAGTGATGGGTAAAGATTTGTCACTAACTGATTTATATGACAAAGCCTCTGCTATTGATGACGAACTTGACGCAGCAACCGCGATTAGCTATGACGATGACTTAGGCTATTTAACAACATGTCCTACGAATGTAGGGACTGGAATGAGAGCAAGCGTCATGCTTCATCTACCAGGATTATCCATAATGAAACGTATGTCACGTATTGCACAGTCCATCAACCGATTTGGATTTACTATTCGAGGCATTTATGGTGAAGGGTCACAAGTGTATGGTCATGTGTATCAAGTGTCCAATCAATTGACCCTAGGAAAAAGTGAACAAGAGATTATTGAAGCTTTAACAGAACTTGTACAACAAATTATTAGTGAAGAATTAGAATTTAGAACACGTTTACACACACATAAAGAAATCGAAACACTCGACCGTATTTATCGCTCATTAGGCATTTTAAAATACAGTCAGTTAATTTCAGTTGAAGAAGCATCTTACCGTCTGAGTGATATAAAACTGGGCGTGGATTTAGGTATATTAGATATGAAAGATTTTCAATTTGATGAATTAATGATTGCCATCCAATCCCCATTTTTAATCGATAATGATGAAACGCTATCAATAGAAGCTAAAAGAGCAAAAATATTACGAACACATATATAA
- a CDS encoding UvrB/UvrC motif-containing protein, with protein MTQYELKLTQNNQRKPNKEMLKHDEIHNQSDDQWHQGEDVEGTFVVQQILQHLAAKYGINVDQLVYREEKRCPTCQMSLKDIAHVGKFGCHDCYTTFKEDVYDIVRRVQGGHTTHSGKYPLSSHRKRALKQQIESKRDTLQQLVDAQEFEQAAVVRDEIKALEAKQSEVANDE; from the coding sequence ATGACACAATATGAACTGAAGTTAACGCAAAACAATCAGCGTAAACCCAATAAAGAAATGTTGAAACATGACGAGATTCATAATCAATCTGATGATCAATGGCACCAAGGCGAAGATGTAGAAGGGACATTTGTTGTTCAACAAATTTTACAACATCTTGCGGCAAAATACGGGATTAACGTGGATCAACTTGTATATCGTGAGGAAAAACGATGTCCGACATGTCAAATGTCGCTCAAAGATATCGCACATGTAGGTAAATTTGGATGTCATGATTGTTATACTACTTTTAAAGAAGATGTCTATGATATTGTTCGACGAGTACAAGGTGGACATACAACACATTCAGGAAAATATCCGTTATCTTCACACCGTAAACGCGCACTAAAACAACAAATCGAATCGAAACGTGACACGCTACAACAATTAGTCGATGCGCAAGAGTTCGAACAAGCCGCAGTAGTTCGCGATGAAATTAAAGCGCTTGAAGCGAAACAAAGTGAGGTGGCCAATGATGAGTAA
- a CDS encoding ATP-dependent Clp protease ATP-binding subunit, with protein MLFGRLTERAQRVLAHAQEEAIRLNHSNIGTEHLLLGLMKEPEGIAAKVLESFDITEEKVVAEVEKLIGHGQDHMGTLHYTPRAKKVIELSMDEARKLQHNFVGTEHILLGLIRENEGVAARVFANLDLNITKARAQVVKALGNPEMSNKNAQATKSNNTPTLDGLARDLTVIAKDGTLDPVVGRTKEITRVIEVLSRRTKNNPVLIGEPGVGKTAIAEGLAQAIVNNEVPETLKDKRVMSLDMGTVVAGTKYRGEFEERLKKVMEEIHQAGNVILFIDELHTLIGAGGAEGAIDASNILKPALARGELQCIGATTLDEYRKHIEKDAALERRFQPVQVDEPSVEDTIKILKGLRDRYEAHHRINISDEAIEAAAKLSNRYVQDRFLPDKAIDLIDEASSKVRLRHHTTPTNLKEIEQQIEQVKKEKDAAVHAQEFENAANLRDKQTKLETQYEEAKNEWKNNQGGQHTTLSAEDISEVIAGWTGIPLTRLNETESERLLHLEDTLHERVIGQKDAVTAISKAVRRARAGLKDPKRPIGSFIFLGPTGVGKTELARALAETMFGEEDAMIRVDMSEFMEKHAVSRLVGAPPGYVGHDDGGQLTEKVRRKPYSVILFDEIEKAHPDVFNILLQVLDDGHLTDTKGRRVDFRNTVIIMTSNVGAQELQDQRFAGFGGQGGGEDYETIRKTMMKELKNAFRPEFLNRVDDTIVFHKLSQEELKEIVTMMVNKLTSRLSEQNININVTEAAKDQIATEGYDPEYGARPLIRAIQKTVEDNLSELILEGKELDGKDVTVDYDGKAFQYDIQERDTHVNDTIQEDKDEAKS; from the coding sequence ATGTTATTTGGAAGACTTACAGAACGTGCGCAACGTGTATTAGCACATGCGCAAGAGGAAGCAATTCGACTGAACCATTCAAATATTGGGACAGAGCATTTATTACTTGGATTAATGAAAGAACCAGAAGGCATTGCGGCAAAAGTTTTAGAAAGTTTTGATATTACTGAGGAAAAAGTAGTCGCTGAAGTTGAAAAATTGATTGGCCATGGACAGGACCACATGGGAACGTTACACTACACGCCTAGAGCCAAAAAAGTTATTGAACTTTCTATGGATGAAGCCCGTAAATTACAACACAATTTTGTAGGAACAGAACATATATTACTTGGGTTAATCCGTGAAAATGAAGGGGTAGCGGCACGTGTATTTGCGAATTTAGATTTGAATATAACGAAAGCACGTGCACAAGTTGTGAAAGCATTAGGTAACCCAGAAATGTCTAACAAAAATGCCCAAGCGACGAAGTCTAACAACACACCTACATTAGATGGCCTTGCTCGTGATTTAACAGTTATCGCCAAAGATGGCACGTTGGACCCTGTTGTAGGACGTACGAAAGAAATTACGCGTGTGATCGAAGTATTAAGTCGTCGTACGAAAAACAACCCAGTACTTATTGGTGAACCTGGTGTGGGTAAAACGGCGATTGCAGAAGGACTTGCACAAGCCATTGTTAATAACGAAGTGCCTGAAACGTTAAAAGATAAACGCGTCATGTCATTAGATATGGGAACAGTAGTTGCAGGAACAAAATACCGTGGCGAATTTGAAGAGCGGTTGAAAAAAGTCATGGAAGAAATTCATCAAGCAGGCAATGTCATTTTATTTATTGATGAATTGCACACATTAATTGGTGCTGGTGGGGCAGAAGGTGCGATTGATGCCTCTAACATTTTAAAACCTGCACTTGCGCGTGGTGAATTACAATGTATAGGTGCAACGACGTTAGATGAATATCGTAAACATATTGAAAAAGACGCAGCTTTAGAACGTCGTTTTCAACCGGTTCAAGTTGACGAACCAAGTGTTGAAGACACAATTAAAATTTTAAAAGGGTTACGAGACCGCTATGAAGCGCATCATCGTATTAATATTTCAGATGAGGCGATTGAAGCTGCTGCAAAATTAAGTAATCGTTACGTACAAGATCGTTTCTTGCCCGATAAAGCGATTGACTTAATCGATGAGGCTAGTTCTAAAGTACGTTTACGTCACCATACAACACCTACAAACTTGAAAGAAATTGAGCAACAAATTGAACAAGTGAAGAAAGAAAAAGATGCAGCGGTTCATGCACAAGAATTTGAAAATGCGGCGAATTTGCGTGATAAACAAACGAAATTAGAAACGCAATATGAAGAAGCGAAAAATGAATGGAAAAATAACCAAGGCGGACAGCATACAACGTTAAGTGCAGAAGATATTTCTGAAGTAATTGCGGGTTGGACAGGCATACCGTTAACACGCTTAAATGAAACGGAATCTGAGCGTTTACTCCACCTCGAAGACACATTACACGAACGCGTGATTGGACAAAAGGATGCCGTTACAGCAATTTCTAAAGCGGTGCGTCGCGCGCGTGCGGGTCTCAAGGATCCAAAGCGTCCAATCGGTAGCTTTATTTTCTTAGGACCTACTGGTGTCGGTAAAACAGAGCTTGCTCGTGCATTAGCTGAAACAATGTTTGGTGAAGAAGATGCGATGATTCGTGTTGATATGAGCGAGTTCATGGAAAAACACGCGGTGAGTCGATTGGTCGGCGCACCTCCAGGATATGTTGGGCATGATGATGGTGGACAGCTGACTGAAAAAGTACGTCGTAAACCGTATTCAGTTATCTTATTTGATGAAATTGAAAAAGCACATCCAGATGTCTTTAACATTTTGTTACAAGTTTTAGATGATGGACATCTTACAGATACAAAAGGACGTCGTGTCGATTTTAGAAATACAGTCATCATTATGACATCAAATGTTGGTGCACAAGAACTTCAAGATCAACGTTTTGCTGGATTCGGTGGTCAAGGTGGCGGTGAAGATTACGAAACTATTCGTAAAACAATGATGAAAGAACTAAAAAATGCGTTCCGTCCCGAATTTTTAAACCGTGTCGATGATACGATTGTCTTCCACAAATTGAGTCAAGAAGAATTGAAAGAAATCGTTACAATGATGGTGAATAAATTAACATCACGTCTATCAGAACAAAATATTAATATTAATGTTACTGAAGCGGCTAAAGATCAAATTGCGACAGAGGGTTATGATCCTGAATATGGAGCACGACCACTTATTCGTGCGATTCAAAAAACAGTTGAAGATAACTTAAGTGAATTGATTTTAGAAGGTAAAGAATTAGATGGTAAAGATGTGACAGTTGATTATGATGGAAAAGCGTTCCAATATGACATTCAAGAACGTGACACACACGTCAATGACACAATACAAGAAGATAAAGACGAAGCAAAGTCATAA
- a CDS encoding CtsR family transcriptional regulator has protein sequence MHNMSDIIEQYIKQLFEETKDDVVEIQRANIAQRFDCVPSQLNYVIKTRFTNEHGYEIESKRGGGGYIRITKIETKDHASYIKRLMDLIGPSISQQQAYYIIDGLLDNQLITEREAKLIAAIVDRETLTMDVASRDIIRANILKRLLPVINYY, from the coding sequence ATGCATAATATGTCTGACATCATAGAGCAATACATTAAGCAATTATTTGAAGAAACGAAAGATGATGTCGTGGAAATTCAGCGCGCCAATATCGCACAACGATTTGACTGCGTACCATCTCAGCTGAATTATGTTATTAAAACACGCTTTACAAATGAACACGGCTATGAAATTGAAAGTAAACGTGGCGGTGGAGGTTATATTCGAATCACTAAAATTGAAACGAAAGATCATGCCTCATATATTAAACGTTTAATGGACTTAATCGGTCCGTCTATATCTCAACAACAAGCCTACTATATTATAGATGGGTTATTAGATAATCAACTGATTACAGAACGTGAAGCAAAATTAATTGCTGCAATTGTCGATAGAGAAACATTGACGATGGATGTTGCATCAAGAGATATCATTCGTGCTAATATTTTAAAACGATTACTTCCGGTTATTAATTATTACTAG